One genomic region from Streptomyces sp. NBC_00457 encodes:
- a CDS encoding amidohydrolase family protein gives MTTPDTPNISATPTIDVHAHVLLPQVEEAVAGHPGLAAARSLDARRNGPDALAVSGPMVRDRLPRLTDVKARLTAMDASGVDLQLVSPSPSHYHYWADEDLARTVWELANSGTAAHVAQAPERLLGLGLVPLQHPALAVEALDHAQAQGLLGVEISSHAPGLELSDPAYAPFWTRAEETGAVLFLHPFGCTLDERLDRWYLSNTVGQPTENAVALSHLIFSGVLDRHPGLKVIAAHGGGYLPTHIGRSDHAWRTRPDTRGCASEPSSYLKRLYFDSLVHDPHVLRELIRVAGPDRVLLGSDFPFDMGTEDPVGALRAQTDLPDPHFHAVRGGNAATLLRLS, from the coding sequence GTGACGACCCCGGACACACCGAATATCTCGGCCACCCCCACCATCGACGTCCACGCGCACGTCCTGCTTCCGCAGGTCGAGGAGGCCGTCGCCGGACACCCCGGGCTGGCCGCCGCCCGCAGTCTCGACGCCCGCCGCAACGGCCCCGACGCCCTCGCCGTCAGCGGCCCGATGGTCCGCGACCGCCTCCCTCGACTGACCGACGTCAAGGCCCGGCTCACCGCGATGGACGCCTCCGGCGTCGACCTCCAACTGGTCTCGCCCTCCCCGTCGCACTACCACTACTGGGCCGACGAGGACCTGGCCCGCACGGTGTGGGAGCTGGCCAACTCCGGCACCGCCGCGCACGTCGCCCAGGCCCCCGAACGGCTCCTCGGCCTCGGTCTGGTGCCGCTCCAGCATCCGGCGCTGGCCGTGGAGGCGCTGGACCACGCCCAAGCGCAGGGGCTGCTGGGCGTGGAGATCTCCTCGCACGCGCCCGGCCTGGAGCTGTCGGACCCGGCGTACGCACCCTTCTGGACCCGCGCCGAGGAGACCGGCGCCGTGCTCTTCCTGCACCCCTTCGGCTGCACGCTCGACGAGCGCCTGGACCGCTGGTACCTGTCCAACACGGTCGGGCAGCCCACCGAGAACGCCGTCGCGCTCTCCCACCTCATCTTCTCCGGCGTGCTGGACCGCCACCCCGGCCTGAAGGTGATCGCCGCTCACGGCGGCGGCTACCTGCCCACCCACATCGGCCGCTCCGACCACGCCTGGCGGACCAGACCGGACACGCGGGGCTGCGCGTCCGAGCCGAGCAGCTACCTCAAGCGGCTGTACTTCGACTCGCTCGTCCACGACCCGCACGTCCTGCGCGAGCTGATCCGGGTGGCCGGTCCCGACCGGGTCCTGCTCGGCTCGGACTTCCCCTTCGACATGGGCACCGAGGACCCCGTCGGCGCGCTGCGCGCCCAGACGGACCTGCCCGACCCCCACTTCCACGCCGTACGCGGCGGCAACGCGGCAACGCTGCTGCGCCTCTCCTGA
- a CDS encoding VOC family protein, with the protein MTNDMTNELPNRLLTHLRHVDLAVPDYDKQLDFYAGVWGLTKVAEDSGISFLAAEGSPEQYVVRLRKADEKRLDLVSYGTASAAHVDTLAEQLLADGVRLISQPGKVDTPGGGYGFRFFDGDGRTIEVSAEVEARQHRRIEEKEAIPVRLSHVVLNSPDLDGTRTWYERHLGFRLSDTLSSPHMGEVMHFMRISSQHHSMALAKGPHTSLHHVSFEMRGLDEYMRGSGRVMRSGARKVWGPGRHMAGDNTFTYFLDPHGNTVEYTTELEELDEDTWHPHVYDFSRPEVTDQWGTANPMNELIAKESFNDVDPGVFVAPPV; encoded by the coding sequence ATGACCAACGACATGACCAACGAGCTGCCCAACCGTCTGCTCACCCACCTGCGGCACGTCGACCTCGCCGTGCCCGACTACGACAAGCAGCTCGACTTCTACGCCGGAGTCTGGGGCCTGACCAAGGTCGCCGAGGACTCGGGTATCTCCTTCCTGGCCGCCGAGGGCAGCCCCGAGCAGTACGTCGTACGGCTCCGCAAGGCCGACGAGAAGCGGCTCGACCTCGTCTCCTACGGCACCGCGTCGGCCGCCCACGTGGACACGCTCGCCGAGCAACTCCTCGCAGACGGCGTGCGGTTGATCTCGCAGCCGGGCAAGGTCGACACCCCCGGCGGGGGCTACGGCTTCCGCTTCTTCGACGGCGACGGCCGCACCATCGAGGTCTCGGCGGAGGTCGAGGCCCGGCAGCACCGGCGTATCGAGGAGAAGGAGGCCATCCCGGTCCGCCTCTCGCACGTCGTCCTCAACTCCCCCGACCTGGACGGCACCCGCACCTGGTACGAACGCCACCTCGGCTTCCGGCTGTCCGACACGCTCAGCTCCCCGCACATGGGCGAGGTCATGCACTTCATGCGGATCAGCAGCCAGCACCACTCGATGGCCCTCGCCAAGGGGCCGCACACCTCCCTGCACCACGTCTCGTTCGAGATGCGCGGCCTGGACGAGTACATGCGCGGCTCGGGACGCGTGATGCGCTCCGGTGCCCGCAAGGTCTGGGGCCCGGGCCGCCACATGGCCGGCGACAACACCTTCACGTACTTCCTCGACCCGCACGGCAACACCGTCGAGTACACAACGGAGTTGGAGGAGCTCGATGAGGACACGTGGCATCCGCACGTCTACGACTTCTCCCGGCCCGAGGTCACCGACCAGTGGGGCACGGCGAACCCGATGAACGAACTGATCGCCAAGGAGTCCTTCAACGACGTCGACCCCGGCGTCTTCGTCGCCCCGCCGGTCTGA